A single Asticcacaulis excentricus DNA region contains:
- the cyoD gene encoding cytochrome o ubiquinol oxidase subunit IV: MHIPDKPTLHPAKDPHTELADHHAVDKLNNGQGHDHGAGHASVKDYLIGFTLSVILTAIPFALTMLKLLPTATLVPVILILGVIQIVVHLRYFLHMNSSSSQVWNNLAFIFTAIIVGILIVGSLWVMTHLNHNMAPGMMSGGGMG; encoded by the coding sequence ATGCACATCCCTGACAAGCCCACCCTGCACCCTGCCAAAGACCCGCACACAGAACTGGCCGACCACCACGCGGTGGACAAGCTAAACAATGGCCAAGGCCACGATCATGGCGCCGGCCATGCCTCGGTGAAGGATTATCTGATTGGCTTCACCCTGTCGGTCATCCTGACGGCCATTCCGTTCGCCCTGACCATGCTGAAGCTTCTGCCGACCGCGACTCTGGTGCCGGTCATCCTGATCCTCGGCGTGATTCAGATTGTGGTGCACTTGCGCTACTTCCTGCACATGAACAGCTCGTCGAGCCAGGTGTGGAACAATCTCGCCTTTATCTTTACGGCGATTATTGTCGGCATCCTGATCGTTGGCTCCTTGTGGGTGATGACGCACCTCAACCACAATATGGCCCCCGGTATGATGAGCGGCGGCGGCATGGGCTAA
- a CDS encoding CoA-acylating methylmalonate-semialdehyde dehydrogenase: protein MRHISHFIGGRAVAGVSGRVGEVFDPNTGRVQAQVDLGTPDELAQAVAVAKAAQPGWAALNPQRRARVMFEFKRLLERDMDALAHLLASEHGKVISDAKGDIQRGLEVVEFVCGIPHLLKGEYTEGAGPGIDVFSLRQPLGVVAGITPFNFPAMIPMWMFAPALATGNAFILKPSERDPSVPVRLAELLLEAGLPEGVLNVVHGDKVVVDAILDHPDIRAVSFVGSSDIAQYVYGRGSQNGKRMQCMGGAKNHGIVLPDADLDQAVADIMGAAYGSAGERCMALPVVVPVGEETAERLRPKLLAAAEALRVGVSTDAEAHYGPVVSAAHKARIEHYIQMGVDEGAELVLDGRGFRLQGHEDGFFLAPSLFDHVTPAMQTYQDEIFGPVLQIVRARTLEEAIRLPSQHPYGNGVAIFTRNGDAAREFASQVEVGMVGINVPIPVPVAYHSFGGWKRSGFGDLNQYGMDGVRFYTRTKTVTQRWPRAGQSHDSSFIIPTMR, encoded by the coding sequence ATGCGACACATCTCACACTTTATCGGCGGACGGGCGGTAGCGGGGGTGTCGGGCCGGGTGGGTGAGGTCTTCGATCCCAATACCGGCCGGGTGCAGGCGCAGGTCGATCTGGGCACGCCCGATGAGCTGGCGCAGGCCGTGGCGGTGGCCAAGGCCGCGCAGCCGGGCTGGGCCGCGCTCAATCCTCAGCGCCGCGCGCGGGTGATGTTTGAGTTCAAGCGCCTGCTGGAACGCGATATGGACGCGCTGGCGCATCTTCTGGCGTCTGAGCATGGCAAGGTCATTTCGGACGCCAAGGGCGATATTCAGCGCGGGCTGGAGGTGGTGGAGTTCGTTTGCGGCATCCCGCATTTGCTGAAGGGTGAATACACCGAAGGGGCGGGGCCGGGTATTGATGTCTTTTCGCTGCGGCAGCCGCTGGGGGTGGTGGCTGGCATCACGCCGTTCAACTTCCCGGCCATGATCCCCATGTGGATGTTCGCCCCGGCACTGGCCACCGGCAATGCCTTTATCCTCAAGCCGTCCGAGCGTGACCCCTCCGTGCCCGTGCGGCTGGCGGAGCTTTTGCTGGAAGCGGGGCTGCCCGAAGGCGTGCTCAATGTCGTACATGGCGACAAGGTCGTGGTTGATGCCATACTCGATCACCCCGACATCCGCGCCGTGAGCTTCGTCGGCTCGTCCGACATCGCGCAATATGTCTATGGCCGCGGGTCGCAGAATGGCAAGCGGATGCAGTGCATGGGCGGGGCCAAGAACCACGGCATTGTCCTGCCTGATGCCGATCTCGATCAGGCCGTGGCCGATATTATGGGCGCCGCCTATGGGTCTGCCGGTGAACGCTGCATGGCCCTGCCCGTGGTGGTGCCGGTGGGCGAAGAGACGGCCGAGCGTCTTAGGCCCAAACTGCTGGCCGCCGCCGAAGCCTTGCGCGTCGGTGTCTCGACCGATGCCGAGGCCCACTATGGCCCGGTCGTGTCGGCGGCGCACAAGGCGCGCATCGAACACTATATCCAGATGGGCGTCGATGAGGGGGCCGAGCTGGTGCTCGACGGGCGCGGATTCCGGCTTCAGGGCCATGAGGACGGCTTCTTCCTGGCCCCCAGCCTGTTCGACCACGTCACACCCGCCATGCAGACCTATCAGGACGAAATCTTCGGCCCGGTACTGCAAATCGTGCGGGCCAGAACGCTGGAAGAGGCCATTCGCCTGCCGTCGCAACACCCCTACGGTAATGGCGTGGCCATCTTCACGCGCAATGGCGACGCGGCGCGCGAGTTTGCCTCACAGGTCGAGGTCGGCATGGTCGGCATCAATGTGCCCATCCCGGTGCCGGTGGCCTATCACTCCTTCGGCGGCTGGAAGCGCTCCGGCTTTGGCGACCTCAACCAGTACGGCATGGACGGCGTGCGCTTCTACACCCGCACCAAGACCGTCACCCAACGATGGCCGCGCGCGGGCCAGAGTCACGATTCCAGCTTCATTATTCCGACTATGCGTTGA
- the cyoC gene encoding cytochrome o ubiquinol oxidase subunit III translates to MSSTPVHPAENPVGAFKDQLASAYDHNPNDVHDTHDHHHHDEEAKVTLGFWIYLMSDCLIFATLFATFAVLKDATAGGPNGRELFDLGFVAIETSLLLLSSLTFGLSMISMQNNKLNGVLGWLAVTGLLGLGFMGMELYEFNHLIHEGAGPDRSAFLSAFFTLVGTHGLHVTSGLIWMGVMFVHLFRRGLTPANRIRMMELSLFWHFLDIIWIGVFSIVYLMGAA, encoded by the coding sequence ATGAGCAGCACCCCCGTTCACCCGGCGGAAAACCCCGTGGGCGCCTTCAAGGACCAGTTAGCGTCCGCCTACGACCACAATCCGAACGACGTCCACGACACGCACGACCATCATCACCACGACGAAGAGGCCAAGGTAACGCTCGGCTTCTGGATCTACCTGATGAGCGACTGCCTGATCTTTGCGACCCTGTTTGCCACCTTCGCGGTGCTGAAGGACGCAACCGCCGGCGGCCCCAATGGCCGTGAGCTGTTCGATCTCGGCTTTGTCGCCATCGAAACCTCGCTGCTTCTGCTGTCGTCGCTGACCTTTGGTCTGTCGATGATCTCGATGCAGAACAACAAGCTGAACGGCGTGCTGGGCTGGCTGGCCGTGACCGGGCTTCTGGGCCTCGGCTTCATGGGCATGGAACTTTATGAGTTCAACCACCTGATCCACGAAGGTGCCGGGCCTGACCGGTCGGCCTTCCTGTCGGCCTTCTTTACGCTGGTCGGCACGCACGGCCTGCACGTCACGTCGGGTCTGATCTGGATGGGCGTTATGTTCGTCCACCTCTTCCGCCGCGGCCTCACCCCCGCCAACCGCATCCGCATGATGGAGCTAAGCCTGTTCTGGCACTTCCTCGATATCATCTGGATCGGCGTTTTCAGCATCGTCTATCTGATGGGAGCCGCCTGA